The Linepithema humile isolate Giens D197 chromosome 2, Lhum_UNIL_v1.0, whole genome shotgun sequence genome has a segment encoding these proteins:
- the LOC105674839 gene encoding uro-adherence factor A-like, with protein sequence MSEIEDLQNASKQDDTQEDTAETAEIDNEEPSSIEESDSSELSEKLSKTESEEERESIKEEEQKETPSHEKSQKEETPNSGSLLLQSYDRESQIIFSRLALCASGFAASERAYAFASPRFASRTAAQASNERPKINPRGESPFVVLNKASTRVIAEAEAEAGQRARFAVGSLFSRDSRESRENRLSARSVSCGTATKGFCVGKVVSFLCYSTIKTVFYTSTFSLESQKAIELATITRSASSDDSMPASMSGTAVKQVEPDEPRIPPATAAGAEDATQQRHVRSGPSTTVGEWNSLPVLVERLREAVELSLAAGHRRGGGGVDEPTSTSLTEPVDIDRSRARHSMEQALLTGGCDHDDLESKKDELKFLEDLLLSDIQTALSRLRETLERTDVATLAKHGGVSDPTSKLHLLRLVSSLLSRLQVPEEGAGGGGGTTRTTDIAVQSGGVPVGRRRRAVRHTIGVSAEEIAHARKQLEESSADLARLNDQVSGQRRELLLPASHNATNSNERHVEEIHDKYTKDAINQRQSLRDKNKDSHGDVGAYRLLAPSQIDVANYADRPIAAETVNDANTHRSRRRGSVDSYQEKESDDEETAMKRANEEQSRVTKLAAALRQRAEFLSANKNNNNNNNKFTVKKSKIKRANTIDIPSYLKLQAGNLGYDNPGCILLRRPINVSDKITLNTSNPAVPPSFQPRTENDKKFLALINRNNETQAVNTAPAFVKSFGYTKRTDTSAHENWNSRFSNIKTAFDKPSAVSEESKASSKPQPSAKRSPGFAPQTSPSATHKRAQIDGTSHNSFPFANANVAKSDAGFRHAPSSLFRKIDKSQTPKSPPIHHWQRENVPANTNTLREKARIMFDRDNAQSQPPSKFNVSKNSQKSAFPRPPWLEHDKNEGKSSNMVTENGRLDYRLFCKQFAPFIGKNTTPESRKSQNIEESRKRNQHSNAHCKNVASPSEKLGATNGRAPFKIFPAQESRIEHYYPNEPRREAEGAIRDKLHSKKDTFEPAETRGDKSPFDVAFARNAAAFDATLRGGSSSVQTAVVNGDAHPEETRVLRVAPKISKDLRNNVPKIELSEQWLMPRDERSVNPTSESSYRSENPGHLILDHNRNYHPASTIDIAPNETSPFANKNACNLVKEDAACVLNPTENVVPFRTTSDHPAEEREIFQVKSQNENSFSYKPAIDNRSQIYSNYSSGIKPFESEMSNTSCEVDRQDFLRANDGALPEEQNIQNQDISADAGVVTRYTCAIATVASADIPEARSEGIRPESRESLSSSPSQLGSYSRATSSDASATENEIRRHNMLQQSLVRRLQNERTMLNDYRDALIPSQPGSFNQPSKFQSPETPPKRLEPRKLESPRRFEPPSIVTGLLSVAPSSASGMNRVTALRGQYEQPDGQAKSVQKERSPIPGDAIDSSDEYLVSCTNKPSRSIVLSKSESWHQLALSRNHHSSPRLSAQDTLPPQPPPPASTSYLPPKPKSKSPSPYRMKKQYEASSSSDSVKKMESKIRRYFDNPTNDGAAEARDSKGRRFSSRDSLKNHGLIGLSRSRTMPGICDESTLRLVIPTAPQISVSSLNTADVDKVFDDIFEEATKADDHHF encoded by the exons ATGTCAGAAATAGAAG atcTGCAGAACGCATCGAAACAGGATGACACTCAAGAAGACACAGCGGAAACAGCAGAGATCGACAATGAAGAACCGAGCTCGATAGAGGAATCAGATAGTTCCGAGTTATCGGAAAAGTTGTCTAAGACGGAATCAGAGGAGGAACGAGAATCAATTAAAGAGGAAGAACAAAAAGAGACGCCGAGTCACGAAAAGTCGCAAAAGGAAGAAACGCCAAATTCAG GATCCTTGCTGTTACAATCATATGATAGGGAATCGCAGATCATTTTCAGCAGACTCGCTTTGTGCGCGAGCGGTTTCGCGGCGAGCGAACGCGCGTACGCCTTCGCCTCGCCTCGCTTCGCTTCGCGAACAGCTGCACAGGCGTCGAACGAGCGACCGAAAATAAATCCCCGCGGAGAATCCCCGTTCgttgttttaaataaagcgAGCACACGCGTGATAGCCGAAGCCGAAGCCGAAGCCGGTCAGCGCGCGCGGTTCGCGGTCGGCTCTCTCTTTTCTCGCGATTCGCGCGAGTCGCGTGAAAATCGCCTGTCTGCGCGCAGTGTTTCGTGTGGTACAGCGACAAAAGGATTCTGTGTTGG AAAAGTAGTGAGTTTTCTCTGCTATTCGACTATCAAAACAGTATTTTACACCAGTACATTTTCTCTAGAAAGTCAGAAAGCAATAG AACTGGCGACCATCACGAGGAGCGCGTCGTCGGACGACAGCATGCCAGCGTCAATGTCGGGGACCGCCGTGAAACAGGTGGAACCGGACGAGCCGAGGATACCGCCGGCGACCGCGGCCGGTGCCGAAGATGCAACACAGCAACGTCACGTCAGGAGCGGTCCTAGCACGACAGTTGGTGAGTGGAATTCATTGCCGGTACTGGTAGAACGTCTGCGCGAGGCGGTCGAGCTGTCTTTGGCAGCGGGTCACCGACGAGGAGGCGGCGGCGTTGACGAACCGACGTCGACGTCACTCACCGAGCCTGTCGAcatcgatcgatcgcgcgcACGCCATTCCATGGAACAGGCGTTGCTCACCGGCGGCTGCGACCACGATGATCTCGAGTCGAAGAAGGACGAGCTCAAGTTCCTGGAGGATCTGCTGCTGTCGGACATCCAGACCGCGCTCTCCCGTCTGCGCGAGACGTTGGAGCGTACGGATGTCGCGACGCTCGCGAAACACGGCGGCGTGTCGGACCCTACGAGCAAGCTGCATCTCCTGCGTCTGGTGTCGAGTCTGTTGTCGCGGCTGCAAGTGCCGGAGGAGGGAGCGGGGGGCGGAGGCGGGACGACCCGGACGACCGACATCGCGGTGCAAAGCGGCGGCGTGCCCGTCGGAAGAAGACGTCGCGCTGTCAGGCACACCATCGGCGTTTCCGCCGAGGAAATCGCTCACGCGAGGAAGCAGCTGGAGGAGAGCAGCGCGGACTTGGCGAGACTGAACGACCAAGTCTCGGGTCAACGGCGGGAGTTGTTACTCCCAGCGTCGCACAACGCGACGAACAGCAACGAGAGACATGTGGAGGAAATTCATGACAAGTACACGAAGGACGCGATTAATCAGCGTCAGTCGTTGCGCGACAAGAACAAAGATTCCCACGGGGATGTCGGCGCGTACCGATTGCTAGCCCCGTCGCAAATTGACGTCGCAAATTACGCGGACCGGCCGATCGCCGCGGAAACGGTGAACGATGCGAATACACATCGAAGCCGACGCCGGGGCAGCGTCGACAGTTATCAAGAGAAGGAGAGCGACGACGAGGAGACTGCGATGAAAAGAGCGAACGAGGAGCAAAGTCGCGTGACGAAGCTTGCGGCGGCGCTTCGGCAGCGCGCAGAATTTCTCAGTGCAAACAagaacaacaacaacaacaacaacaaattCACGGTGAAGAAGTCCAAGATCAAGCGCGCTAACACCATCGACATACCGAGTTATCTCAAGCTGCAGGCCGGGAATCTCGGTTACGACAATCCCGGCTGCATTCTGCTGCGACGACCGATCAACGTGAGCGACAAGATCACCTTGAACACGTCCAACCCCGCTGTGCCGCCCTCGTTTCAACCCAGAACGGAGAACGACAAGAAGTTCTTGGCGCTCATCAACCGGAACAACGAGACGCAGGCGGTCAACACCGCGCCCGCTTTCGTCAAGTCCTTCGGCTACACGAAGAGGACGGACACATCCGCGCACGAGAATTGGAACAGCCGGTTCTCGAATATTAAGACGGCCTTCGACAAGCCGTCCGCCGTGAGCGAGGAGAGCAAGGCGTCTTCGAAGCCGCAGCCTTCCGCGAAACGTTCTCCGGGTTTTGCGCCGCAAACGTCCCCGAGCGCGACGCACAAGAGAGCACAGATTGACGGCACCTCGCACAACAGCTTCCCGTTCGCGAACGCGAACGTCGCGAAGTCGGACGCGGGTTTCAGACACGCGCCTTCGTCGTTATTCCGAAAAATCGACAAGTCGCAGACTCCCAAGTCGCCGCCGATCCATCACTGGCAAAGGGAGAACGTGCCAGCCAACACGAATACCTTGCGAGAGAAAGCCAGAATTATGTTCGATCGAGATAACGCTCAATCTCAACCGCCGTCCAAGTTCAACGTGAGCAAAAATTCGCAAAAGTCAGCCTTCCCTCGACCGCCGTGGCTCGAACACGACAAGAACGAGGGTAAATCGAGCAACATGGTCACCGAGAACGGACGATTGGATTATCGGCTGTTCTGCAAGCAATTCGCACCGTTCATCGGCAAGAATACCACTCCGGAGTCGAGGAAATCGCAGAACATCGAGGAATCCCGCAAACGCAACCAGCACTCGAACGCGCATTGTAAAAATGTCGCGTCGCCGAGCGAGAAACTCGGCGCGACGAACGGAAGAGCTCCCTTCAAGATATTCCCCGCGCAGGAATCGCGGATCGAACACTATTATCCAAATGAGCCGCGCCGCGAAGCCGAGGGAGCAATTCGGGACAAACTTCACAGCAAAAAGGACACGTTCGAGCCCGCCGAGACGCGCGGTGACAAGAGCCCGTTCGACGTTGCATTCGCGAGGAATGCAGCCGCATTCGACGCAACGCTCAGAGGTGGCTCCTCGTCCGTTCAGACGGCGGTTGTCAACGGCGATGCTCATCCGGAAGAGACGCGTGTGCTTCGCGTGGCTCCTAAAATCTCGAAAGACCTGCGCAACAACGTGCCGAAAATAGAACTCAGCGAACAGTGGCTGATGCCTCGAGATGAGCGCAGCGTCAATCCGACATCGGAATCGAGTTATCGCTCTGAGAATCCAGGGCACTTGATTCTAGATCACAATCGGAATTATCATCCCGCGAGCACAATAGACATCGCTCCGAATGAAACTTCGCCCTTCGCAAACAAGAATGCGTGCAACCTCGTCAAGGAAGACGCCGCTTGTGTGCTAAATCCGACGGAGAACGTCGTTCCTTTTCGAACGACTTCCGATCATCCGGCGGAAGAGCGGGAGATTTTCCAAGTGAAGTCGCAAAATGAAAATTCTTTCTCGTACAAGCCAGCAATCGATAATCGATCGCAAATATATTCGAATTACTCCTCAGGCATTAAACCGTTCGAGAGTGAAATGTCAAACACGTCGTGCGAAGTCGACAGGCAAGATTTCCTGCGTGCGAATGACGGCGCATTGCCGGAGGagcaaaatattcaaaatcagGACATCAGCGCGGACGCCGGCGTTGTCACGCGGTACACGTGTGCTATAGCGACCGTCGCGTCCGCGGACATTCCAGAAGCGCGATCGGAAGGAATCAGACCGGAATCCAGGGAATCGCTCTCCTCGTCTCCGTCGCAACTCGGATCGTATTCTAGAGCGACAAGCAGCGACGCGAGCGCGACCGAGAATGAAATACGCCGACACAACATGCTGCAGCAGAGTCTCGTCCGTCGGCTGCAAAACGAGCGTACGATGTTGAACGATTATCGCGACGCGCTTATACCGAGCCAGCCCGGCAGCTTCAATCAACCCTCGAAGTTTCAATCACCGGAAACCCCGCCGAAAAGACTGGAGCCGCGGAAATTGGAATCGCCGAGGAGATTCGAACCGCCGTCGATCGTCACCGGTTTATTGTCGGTAGCGCCGTCCTCGGCGTCCGGGATGAACCGCGTCACCGCACTCAGAGGGCAATACGAACAACCAGACGGCCAAGCGAAATCCGTGCAAAAAGAACGCTCGCCGATTCCAGGTGACGCGATAGACTCGAGCGACGAGTATCTAGTATCCTGCACCAACAAGCCGTCCAGATCCATCGTCCTGTCGAAATCCGAGTCGTGGCATCAACTGGCGCTCTCCCGGAATCATCACTCTTCGCCGCGTCTGTCCGCGCAGGACACTTTACCTCCGCAACCGCCTCCGCCCGCAAGCACATCTTACCTTCCGCCCAAGCCCAAGTCCAAATCACCGTCGCCCTACAGAATGAAGAAGCAGTACGAGGCGTCCTCGTCCTCGGACAGCGTAAAGAAAATGGAGAGCAAGATTCGCAGGTACTTTGACAATCCGACAAACGACGGCGCCGCGGAAGCGAGGGATTCCAAGGGCAGGCGTTTCTCGTCGCGCGACTCGCTCAAGAATCACGGTCTCATCGGTCTATCCAGAAGTCGCACTATGCCGGGGATATGCGACGAGAGCACGCTGCGTCTGGTGATCCCGACAGCGCCGCAAATTTCTGTGTCAAGTCTCAACACCGCCGACGTGGATAAGGTGTTCGACGACATCTTCGAGGAGGCCACTAAAGCCGATGATCATCACTTCTAA